A genomic segment from Dermatobacter hominis encodes:
- a CDS encoding LCP family protein, whose translation MAVVGVLALVAGAGAAWGLWSFNRLGREDLDLATAKDDEPRNFLVIGSDSRAGVEKGSQGSGVMLGKGTPEGQRSDSIAIMRIDPGEERIDMLSIPRDLWVPIAGTGEEQRINTAYAHSTQTLVDTIQQDLGIPINHYLEVDLAGFQNLVNAIGGVPMYFPNAVRDKNSGLMIKSKGCAVLDGYMGLAFARSRHLEWSDGLEWHSDPTGDLGRMTRQQLLVRAALGQVKDLGLDDIGSLKGIVDAGVDSVTLDSNMGTGDIIELAQRFSDFDPAQLQTHSLPVVGHRTDGGASVVLLDQPNAQPVLDIFRGTATSAATTTTEPPPSAGDITVDVFNATARQGEARRVSYVLADGGFGTGTVDSAPEPSTETTVRYAKGGKAMAQLVATWLGPTPKLQEDGDLAPGRVTVTIGDDFERVAEPAGVTTLPPTASGTGDSAAAPTAAPTTTTTEPGWTPGASPAGVSCD comes from the coding sequence ACGACGAGCCGCGCAACTTCCTGGTCATCGGCTCCGACTCGCGGGCCGGGGTCGAGAAGGGGAGCCAGGGCTCCGGCGTCATGCTCGGGAAGGGCACGCCCGAGGGCCAGCGCTCCGACAGCATCGCCATCATGCGGATCGATCCCGGCGAGGAGCGCATCGACATGCTCTCCATCCCCCGGGACCTCTGGGTGCCGATCGCCGGGACCGGCGAGGAGCAGCGGATCAACACCGCCTACGCGCACTCGACGCAGACGCTCGTCGACACGATCCAGCAGGACCTCGGCATCCCGATCAACCACTACCTCGAGGTCGACCTCGCCGGCTTCCAGAACCTGGTGAACGCGATCGGCGGCGTGCCGATGTACTTCCCGAACGCGGTGCGCGACAAGAACTCCGGCCTGATGATCAAGAGCAAGGGCTGCGCCGTGCTCGACGGCTACATGGGCCTGGCGTTCGCCCGCTCCCGCCACCTGGAGTGGAGCGACGGCCTCGAGTGGCACTCCGACCCGACCGGTGACCTCGGCCGGATGACGCGCCAGCAGCTGCTCGTCCGCGCTGCGCTCGGCCAGGTCAAGGACCTCGGGCTCGACGACATCGGCTCGCTGAAGGGCATCGTCGACGCCGGCGTCGACAGCGTGACGCTCGACAGCAACATGGGCACCGGCGACATCATCGAGCTCGCACAGCGCTTCTCGGACTTCGACCCGGCGCAGCTGCAGACCCACAGCCTCCCGGTCGTCGGTCACCGGACCGACGGCGGCGCGTCGGTCGTCCTGCTCGACCAGCCCAACGCGCAGCCGGTGCTCGACATCTTCCGCGGCACCGCGACGAGCGCGGCCACCACGACCACCGAGCCGCCGCCCTCCGCCGGCGACATCACGGTCGACGTGTTCAACGCCACCGCGCGCCAGGGCGAGGCGCGGCGCGTGAGCTACGTGCTGGCCGACGGCGGCTTCGGCACCGGGACGGTCGACTCCGCACCCGAGCCGTCGACCGAGACCACGGTCCGCTACGCCAAGGGCGGCAAGGCGATGGCCCAGCTGGTGGCGACGTGGCTGGGCCCGACGCCGAAGCTCCAGGAGGACGGCGACCTGGCGCCCGGGCGCGTCACGGTCACGATCGGCGACGACTTCGAGCGCGTGGCCGAGCCCGCGGGCGTGACGACGCTGCCACCGACGGCCAGCGGCACCGGCGACTCCGCGGCCGCCCCGACGGCGGCGCCGACCACCACGACGACGGAGCCGGGCTGGACGCCGGGCGCATCGCCGGCCGGGGTGTCCTGCGACTGA